One genomic segment of Microcella indica includes these proteins:
- a CDS encoding glycosyltransferase family 2 protein yields MAPLDTAPPGVSYVMPVFNEAAYIDDAVTSVLAQQYEGEQELVIALGPSTDGTSERVRALAEQDARIRIVKNPEMAIPIGLNRAIRAARHDIIVRVDAHTELDPLYTAVGVATLERTRAASVGGVMVATGRGRLQSAIARAYNSRLGLGGGPYHGGASEGPAESAYLGLMRREPLDAVGLYDEGLKRGEDWELNLRLRRAGHLVWLDPQLQVVYWPRDTWGKLARQFTATGIWRGELVRRAGGRHPLRYFAPPALLVASALSLVLLVLELTRVLTGPLALVLSLVYLAPVLYTALLLTLLLLRSSGERLRDRATFAAVIAVMHYSWAAGFLRGVLLGARDAVDRSRIES; encoded by the coding sequence ATGGCGCCCCTCGACACCGCACCCCCCGGCGTGAGCTACGTCATGCCGGTATTCAACGAGGCCGCCTACATCGACGACGCGGTGACGAGCGTGCTCGCCCAGCAGTACGAGGGTGAGCAGGAGCTCGTCATCGCGCTTGGCCCGTCGACGGACGGCACGAGCGAGCGCGTGCGCGCCCTCGCCGAGCAGGATGCCCGCATCCGCATCGTCAAGAACCCCGAGATGGCCATCCCCATCGGTCTCAATCGCGCTATCCGTGCCGCGCGCCACGACATCATCGTGCGCGTCGACGCCCACACCGAGCTCGACCCCCTCTACACGGCCGTGGGAGTGGCGACCCTCGAGCGCACGCGAGCGGCGAGCGTCGGCGGGGTCATGGTCGCGACCGGGCGCGGGCGACTGCAGTCGGCGATCGCGCGCGCCTACAACAGCCGACTCGGTCTGGGCGGCGGCCCCTACCACGGTGGCGCCTCCGAGGGCCCCGCCGAGAGCGCCTACCTCGGTCTCATGCGCCGCGAGCCGCTCGACGCGGTCGGGTTGTACGACGAGGGCCTCAAGCGCGGGGAAGACTGGGAGCTCAACCTGCGCCTGCGCCGAGCAGGCCACCTCGTGTGGCTCGACCCGCAGCTGCAGGTCGTGTACTGGCCTCGCGACACCTGGGGGAAGCTCGCCAGGCAGTTCACTGCCACGGGAATCTGGCGCGGCGAGCTCGTGCGTCGCGCGGGAGGCCGTCACCCGCTGCGGTACTTCGCCCCGCCTGCGCTCCTCGTCGCGAGCGCGCTGAGCCTCGTGCTGCTCGTGCTCGAGCTGACCAGGGTTCTGACGGGGCCGCTCGCCCTCGTCCTCTCCCTCGTGTACCTCGCGCCCGTTCTCTACACGGCCCTGCTGCTGACCCTGCTGCTCCTCCGATCGAGCGGCGAACGGCTGCGCGACCGCGCCACCTTCGCCGCCGTCATCGCCGTCATGCACTACAGCTGGGCCGCGGGCTTCCTGCGCGGTGTGCTCCTCGGGGCGCGCGATGCCGTCGACCGCTCCCGCATCGAGTCGTAG
- a CDS encoding S1C family serine protease, with protein sequence MNSTPYGAAPGTPDDSRTAEPTGAPTAGAAPQSAPAAPEHAAPEQSIPQQPAPQQVAAQQPAPKRSGAPLVAALAVGALIGGAAGGGVVAAVMSNTPTVVSGVTGTPLSISVNDPGNATLVTSVAATALPSIVTIQVAGGGASGSGSGVILSDDGYIITNSHVATLDGATSDPDLRVTLSDGRIVDATLVGADPLADLAVIQVSETDGLVPIEFADSDALNVGDNAIAIGAPLGLSNTVTNGIISALNRSITVQSSAVPEAPGDSLPDGEDAPFDFWNFDSPGDPDGQELPPQRQSSTISLPVIQTDAAINPGNSGGALLNDEGQLIGINVAIATAGGSGSQAGSIGVGFSIPANYAQRIATELIATGTASHGLLGATVTSAATSSDSDVVGALIDGVSPDGAAERAGLRAGDVITVFNGVPITDQIDLTAQVRVLAGGETTTLVYVRDGVADEVTVTLGELA encoded by the coding sequence ATGAACTCCACGCCATACGGCGCTGCACCCGGAACCCCCGACGACTCCCGCACGGCCGAACCCACGGGCGCACCGACCGCCGGCGCCGCGCCGCAGTCCGCGCCCGCCGCCCCTGAGCACGCGGCCCCGGAGCAGTCCATACCCCAGCAGCCCGCACCCCAGCAGGTCGCGGCTCAGCAGCCCGCTCCCAAGCGCTCGGGCGCTCCGCTCGTCGCGGCCCTCGCGGTGGGTGCCCTCATCGGTGGTGCCGCGGGCGGCGGCGTCGTCGCGGCAGTCATGTCGAACACTCCCACGGTCGTCTCCGGCGTCACCGGCACACCCTTGAGCATCAGCGTCAACGACCCCGGCAATGCCACGCTCGTCACGAGCGTCGCCGCGACCGCGCTGCCCTCCATCGTGACCATCCAGGTGGCCGGCGGCGGAGCGAGCGGCAGCGGCTCGGGGGTCATCCTCAGCGACGACGGCTACATCATCACCAACTCGCACGTCGCCACTCTCGACGGCGCGACCTCCGACCCCGACCTGCGGGTGACCCTGAGCGACGGCCGCATCGTCGACGCGACGCTCGTCGGCGCCGACCCGCTCGCCGACCTCGCCGTCATCCAGGTCAGCGAGACCGACGGCCTCGTGCCGATCGAGTTCGCCGACTCCGACGCCCTCAACGTCGGCGACAACGCAATCGCCATCGGCGCGCCCCTCGGGCTCTCCAACACGGTCACGAACGGCATCATCTCGGCCCTCAACCGCTCCATCACGGTGCAGTCGTCGGCTGTGCCTGAGGCGCCTGGCGACTCGCTGCCCGACGGCGAGGATGCCCCCTTCGACTTCTGGAACTTCGACAGCCCCGGCGACCCCGACGGCCAGGAACTGCCGCCGCAGCGCCAGTCGTCCACGATCTCGCTGCCGGTCATCCAGACCGACGCCGCCATCAACCCCGGCAACTCGGGAGGCGCGCTCCTCAACGACGAAGGCCAGCTCATCGGCATCAACGTCGCCATCGCCACGGCAGGAGGCTCGGGGAGCCAGGCCGGCAGCATCGGTGTGGGCTTCTCGATTCCCGCGAACTACGCGCAGCGCATCGCGACGGAGCTCATCGCCACCGGCACCGCGAGCCACGGGCTGCTCGGGGCGACGGTGACGAGCGCGGCGACGTCCTCCGACAGCGACGTCGTCGGAGCACTCATCGACGGTGTTTCGCCGGACGGCGCCGCTGAGCGCGCCGGCCTGCGCGCTGGCGACGTCATCACAGTCTTCAACGGCGTGCCGATCACCGACCAGATCGACCTCACCGCTCAGGTTCGCGTACTCGCCGGCGGAGAGACCACGACGCTCGTCTACGTGCGCGACGGTGTCGCCGACGAGGTGACCGTCACGCTCGGCGAGCTCGCCTGA
- a CDS encoding TetR/AcrR family transcriptional regulator: MTHPPVTDIDQILSAAADLIMHDGYSAVTFPALAERSGAPRDEIASLFETPNDVLVSMLNREFSLMYASIVDHAERDPRGGLLSRMYTYILSSVYERPLARTLFVIDRDALHQIMRNANGFVYIPNVGVRADLIENLQNVGMVRPDIDARMVSSVLSVCSAGLAITAPHDDLDTTIRAIADLLHRSVDADVADTSPGKGVFYEWATSLTLPKSSS, from the coding sequence ATGACCCACCCCCCTGTCACCGACATCGACCAGATCCTCTCCGCTGCCGCCGACCTGATCATGCACGACGGCTACAGCGCGGTCACGTTCCCGGCGCTCGCCGAGCGCTCCGGCGCCCCGCGCGACGAGATCGCGAGCCTCTTCGAGACCCCCAACGATGTTCTCGTGAGCATGCTGAACCGCGAGTTCAGCCTCATGTATGCGAGCATCGTCGACCACGCGGAGCGCGATCCTCGCGGCGGCCTGCTCTCGCGCATGTACACCTACATCCTGTCGTCGGTGTACGAGCGTCCGCTCGCCCGCACCCTGTTCGTCATCGATCGGGATGCCCTGCACCAGATCATGCGCAACGCCAACGGCTTCGTCTACATACCCAATGTGGGCGTGCGCGCCGACCTCATCGAGAATCTGCAGAACGTGGGCATGGTGCGGCCGGATATCGACGCGCGCATGGTGTCGAGCGTGCTCTCGGTCTGCTCGGCCGGGCTCGCCATCACGGCACCGCACGACGACCTCGACACGACGATCCGCGCCATCGCCGACCTGCTGCACCGCTCTGTCGACGCCGACGTCGCCGACACCTCCCCCGGCAAGGGCGTGTTCTACGAGTGGGCGACGAGCCTCACGCTGCCCAAGTCGAGCAGCTGA
- a CDS encoding aminotransferase class I/II-fold pyridoxal phosphate-dependent enzyme has product MSTPPPWLRTVDAAGLVDAAGLVDAAGTVRSTIFAEISALATEHGAVNLGQGFPDEDAPREVLDAAIEAINAGVNQYPPGRGMPVLRQAIAEHRERFWGDTVDPDTEVIATTGATEGIAVALLALAGAGDEVVTLEPYYDSYAAVIGLSGATHRTIPLRGDDFQPEPAEIDAAIGPRTRVVLLNNPHNPTGSVIRPDLLERIVARAAAHDAVIVSDEVYEHLVYDDAPFTPAALIPGARERTLTISSAAKTFRVTGWKIGWMTGPADLIDHVLAVKQFTTYVNGAPFQPAVAVGLGLPDSYFDEQRRSLQSRRDLLSDGLRAAGFRVSPSSGSYFVVADAAPLGITDGAVAARELTLDPGVASIPLQAFAPRSNDPVVRSSLRFAFCRTEAAIADASERLRAFAAR; this is encoded by the coding sequence ATGAGCACCCCACCGCCGTGGCTGCGCACCGTCGACGCGGCCGGTCTCGTCGACGCGGCCGGTCTCGTCGACGCGGCCGGCACGGTGCGCTCCACCATCTTCGCCGAGATCTCCGCCCTCGCCACCGAGCACGGCGCCGTCAATCTGGGGCAGGGATTCCCCGACGAGGATGCTCCGCGCGAGGTGCTCGACGCGGCCATCGAGGCGATCAACGCGGGAGTCAACCAGTACCCGCCGGGCCGGGGCATGCCCGTGCTGCGCCAGGCGATCGCCGAGCACCGCGAGCGCTTCTGGGGCGACACGGTCGACCCTGACACCGAGGTGATCGCGACGACGGGGGCCACAGAGGGCATCGCCGTCGCCCTACTCGCCCTCGCAGGGGCTGGCGACGAAGTCGTGACCCTCGAGCCGTACTACGACTCCTACGCGGCCGTGATCGGCCTGAGCGGCGCCACGCACCGCACCATCCCGTTGCGCGGCGACGACTTCCAGCCGGAGCCTGCCGAGATCGACGCCGCCATCGGGCCCCGCACGCGGGTCGTGCTGCTCAACAACCCGCACAACCCGACCGGCTCGGTGATCCGCCCCGACCTGCTCGAGCGCATCGTCGCGCGCGCCGCCGCCCACGACGCCGTCATCGTGAGCGACGAGGTGTACGAGCATCTCGTGTACGACGACGCGCCGTTCACGCCGGCGGCGCTCATCCCGGGAGCGCGCGAGCGCACCCTGACCATCTCGAGCGCCGCGAAGACGTTCCGCGTCACCGGCTGGAAGATCGGCTGGATGACCGGCCCCGCCGACCTCATCGACCACGTGCTCGCCGTCAAGCAGTTCACGACCTACGTCAACGGGGCCCCCTTCCAGCCCGCCGTCGCGGTCGGCCTCGGCCTGCCCGACAGCTATTTCGACGAGCAGCGGCGCTCGCTGCAGTCTCGACGCGACCTGCTCAGCGACGGGCTTCGCGCCGCCGGCTTCCGCGTGAGCCCGTCGAGCGGCTCCTACTTCGTCGTCGCCGACGCTGCCCCGCTCGGCATCACCGACGGTGCCGTCGCCGCGCGCGAGCTCACGCTCGACCCTGGCGTCGCCTCGATTCCCCTGCAGGCCTTCGCTCCGCGCTCGAACGACCCCGTCGTGCGCTCCTCGCTGCGCTTCGCGTTCTGCCGCACCGAAGCCGCGATCGCCGACGCGAGCGAGCGGCTGCGCGCCTTCGCCGCCCGGTAG
- a CDS encoding carbon-nitrogen hydrolase family protein produces MSTRTAVAVAQWGPGADRDVNLAELRELAQKAVDLGAGLVVFPEYSAYFTPRPDEGWVANAEPLDGPFVSALSAIAAELEVIIVAGLLEQSSQPEKCRNTIVAVGTDGALLATSPKLHLYDAFGAQESRWVEPGEIGEPQLFEFAGLRVGIQTCYDLRFPEVTRRLADAGADLVLVPAEWVAGPGKRHAWVTLAAARAIENTVYLAGADHPPPIGAGASLIVDPLGAQLAYLDDEVDVAVATPDRAHLDEVRRINPALQLRRFGVAPL; encoded by the coding sequence ATGAGCACTCGCACCGCCGTCGCCGTCGCCCAGTGGGGCCCGGGAGCCGACCGGGACGTGAACCTCGCCGAGCTGCGCGAGCTCGCCCAGAAAGCCGTCGATCTGGGCGCGGGGCTCGTCGTGTTTCCCGAGTACTCGGCCTACTTCACGCCCCGGCCTGACGAGGGGTGGGTCGCGAACGCCGAGCCGCTCGACGGTCCCTTCGTCTCGGCGCTCTCGGCGATCGCCGCGGAGCTCGAGGTCATCATCGTGGCGGGGCTCCTGGAGCAGTCGTCGCAGCCCGAGAAGTGCCGCAACACGATCGTCGCCGTCGGCACCGATGGCGCGCTGCTCGCGACCTCGCCCAAGCTGCACCTGTATGACGCGTTCGGGGCCCAGGAGTCGCGGTGGGTCGAGCCCGGCGAGATCGGCGAGCCGCAGCTGTTCGAGTTCGCGGGGCTGCGGGTGGGCATCCAGACCTGCTACGACCTGCGATTCCCGGAGGTGACGCGTCGTCTCGCCGACGCGGGCGCCGATCTCGTGCTCGTGCCCGCGGAGTGGGTTGCCGGCCCGGGCAAGAGGCACGCGTGGGTGACGCTCGCCGCGGCGCGGGCGATCGAGAACACCGTGTACCTCGCCGGCGCTGACCACCCGCCGCCCATCGGGGCGGGGGCGAGCCTCATCGTCGACCCGCTGGGCGCGCAGCTCGCCTACCTCGACGACGAGGTGGATGTCGCGGTCGCCACGCCCGATCGGGCCCACCTCGACGAGGTGCGCCGCATCAACCCCGCCCTGCAGCTGCGCCGGTTCGGGGTCGCACCGCTCTGA
- a CDS encoding DoxX family protein, with translation MRDPSAPPASTAPTDPVTPRPSGASWPQRLARWLLGAALLLAGLSHLTVGREEFLAQVPPWLPLDGDIVVVASGIVEIALGLALLALGRWRVPVGWLVALFFLAIFPGNIAQFTEGRDGFGLTNDVARGIRLLFQPLLVAWALWSTGAWAAYRSWRAGRRRDPSGTMRG, from the coding sequence ATGCGCGACCCCTCCGCTCCCCCCGCCAGCACCGCCCCGACCGACCCGGTCACCCCGCGACCGTCCGGTGCGTCCTGGCCGCAGCGCCTCGCGCGCTGGCTGCTCGGCGCCGCACTGCTGCTCGCCGGGCTCAGCCACCTCACCGTCGGCCGCGAGGAGTTCCTCGCGCAGGTGCCGCCGTGGCTGCCTCTCGACGGCGACATCGTGGTCGTCGCGTCCGGCATCGTCGAGATCGCCCTCGGCCTCGCGCTCCTGGCGCTCGGCCGGTGGCGCGTGCCCGTCGGCTGGCTCGTCGCCCTGTTCTTCCTCGCCATCTTCCCCGGCAACATCGCGCAGTTCACCGAGGGCCGCGACGGATTCGGCCTCACGAACGACGTGGCCAGGGGCATCCGGCTGCTGTTCCAACCTCTCCTCGTGGCGTGGGCACTGTGGTCGACGGGAGCCTGGGCTGCCTACCGCTCGTGGCGCGCTGGTCGCCGCCGCGACCCCTCTGGCACGATGAGGGGATGA
- a CDS encoding ribokinase, with protein MTATLIVLGSANTDFTVLVERHPQPGETLMGGDLVTATGGKGANQALAAARSGALPVFLGAVGADANGHAMLDALGSGGVDVSRTLTLEDAPTGVALITVSRDGENTIVVAPGANGRLSVEAIAPIVRELAGPRTVLLAQLEIPLDVVIAAADAVDAAGGRVVLNLSPSRRIPDALLALCDPLVVNESEAHDLSGLTVDSVDDATAAATALLDRCRSVIITLGGDGAVFASPTGAGHLPAPRVTVVDTTGAGDAFVGAVCAELAEGESLEAAVERGVAAGAAAVQWLGAQPPRRCGSRADARRSRRARASTTTAGHSDSR; from the coding sequence ATGACCGCGACCCTCATCGTTCTCGGCTCGGCGAACACCGACTTCACGGTGCTCGTGGAGCGCCACCCGCAGCCCGGCGAGACCCTCATGGGGGGTGACCTCGTCACGGCGACGGGCGGCAAGGGCGCCAACCAGGCTCTCGCCGCCGCACGATCGGGTGCTCTGCCCGTCTTCCTCGGTGCGGTCGGCGCTGATGCGAACGGTCACGCCATGCTCGACGCCCTCGGCTCGGGCGGCGTCGACGTCTCCCGCACGCTCACCCTCGAGGATGCGCCCACCGGTGTGGCGCTCATCACCGTCTCGCGCGACGGCGAGAACACCATCGTCGTGGCGCCCGGCGCCAACGGCCGGCTGAGCGTCGAGGCGATCGCGCCGATCGTGCGCGAGCTCGCGGGCCCCCGCACCGTCCTGCTGGCCCAGCTCGAGATTCCCCTCGACGTCGTGATCGCCGCGGCCGACGCGGTCGACGCGGCGGGCGGTCGCGTGGTGCTCAACCTCTCCCCCAGCAGGCGAATTCCGGATGCTCTGCTCGCCCTGTGCGATCCGCTCGTCGTGAACGAGTCAGAGGCGCACGACCTCAGCGGGCTGACCGTCGACTCCGTCGACGACGCGACCGCTGCCGCCACCGCGCTGCTCGACCGCTGCCGCAGCGTCATCATCACCCTCGGCGGGGACGGCGCCGTGTTCGCGAGCCCCACCGGTGCGGGTCATCTGCCCGCACCGCGCGTGACCGTCGTCGACACGACGGGGGCCGGTGACGCCTTCGTGGGCGCCGTCTGCGCGGAGCTCGCCGAGGGCGAGTCCCTCGAGGCCGCGGTCGAGCGCGGCGTCGCGGCGGGCGCCGCGGCCGTGCAGTGGCTCGGCGCTCAGCCGCCGCGCAGGTGCGGCTCTCGCGCTGACGCGCGGCGGTCGCGCAGAGCGAGGGCGAGCACGACGACGGCGGGCCACAGCGACTCGAGGTAG
- a CDS encoding DUF998 domain-containing protein → MTDTTRPDRRLVSRPALVSSLLAPVFFIGGTIVAELSWPGFDPVAMTISELAAGDAPTRVFMTLMFVLTGACHLVTAAFARGLAWPGRAALALAGVALFAVAAFPLPAVGESSPEHRYSAMAGFVLLALWPVLSMRLSRRYPWLVRPVGATLSTLAVGAACVAFAWIEASPDPALIGLAERIAAYLESLWPAVVVLALALRDRRASAREPHLRGG, encoded by the coding sequence GTGACAGACACGACGCGACCCGACCGTCGACTGGTGAGCCGGCCCGCGCTCGTCTCGTCGCTCCTCGCCCCGGTGTTCTTCATCGGCGGCACGATCGTCGCCGAGCTGTCCTGGCCGGGATTCGATCCGGTCGCGATGACCATCAGTGAGCTGGCGGCGGGGGATGCCCCCACGCGGGTCTTCATGACCCTCATGTTTGTGCTGACCGGCGCGTGCCACCTCGTCACCGCGGCGTTCGCGCGAGGCCTCGCGTGGCCCGGCCGCGCCGCCCTGGCGCTCGCGGGCGTCGCGCTCTTCGCGGTCGCGGCGTTCCCGCTGCCCGCGGTCGGCGAGTCGAGCCCCGAGCACCGCTACTCGGCCATGGCCGGGTTCGTGCTGCTGGCCCTGTGGCCCGTGCTGAGCATGCGCCTCTCACGCCGGTACCCGTGGCTCGTGCGCCCGGTCGGGGCGACCTTGAGCACCCTCGCGGTCGGCGCCGCCTGCGTGGCGTTCGCGTGGATCGAGGCGTCGCCCGACCCGGCTCTCATCGGTCTCGCCGAACGGATCGCCGCCTACCTCGAGTCGCTGTGGCCCGCCGTCGTCGTGCTCGCCCTCGCTCTGCGCGACCGCCGCGCGTCAGCGCGAGAGCCGCACCTGCGCGGCGGCTGA
- the heR gene encoding heliorhodopsin HeR has protein sequence MAKKTYTPDQQIDRLRVYNLVAGSLHLLQAIGFAIVLTMLSTQVLFAVTADYLAGPPGVPLPPERVTLFEVNIGIGVVAFLALSAFFHFLISSPWFFGRYKSGLLANRNYFRWAEYSLSSSIMIWLILAINGVTDIGALFAVFAVNAAMILFGALQEKYEQPGSGGMLPFIFGSMVGIVPWILVLIYFLRPGSESEVAAPDFVVGIVISLFVFFNTFAVNQWLQYKQVGKWKSYLQGERTYITLSLVAKTALAWQVFSGAIIPAIAS, from the coding sequence ATGGCGAAGAAGACCTACACCCCCGACCAGCAGATCGACCGGCTGCGGGTCTACAACCTCGTCGCCGGCAGTCTGCACCTGCTGCAGGCGATCGGCTTCGCGATCGTGCTCACGATGCTCAGCACGCAGGTGCTGTTCGCCGTCACCGCCGACTACCTCGCCGGCCCTCCCGGCGTGCCTCTGCCGCCGGAGCGCGTGACCCTGTTCGAGGTGAACATCGGCATCGGCGTCGTGGCGTTCCTCGCCCTGAGCGCCTTCTTCCACTTCCTCATCTCGAGCCCGTGGTTCTTCGGCCGCTACAAGAGCGGGCTTCTCGCGAACCGCAACTACTTCCGCTGGGCGGAGTACTCGCTCAGCTCGTCGATCATGATCTGGCTCATCCTCGCCATCAACGGCGTGACCGACATCGGTGCCCTGTTCGCGGTCTTCGCCGTCAACGCAGCGATGATCCTGTTCGGCGCATTGCAGGAGAAGTACGAGCAGCCCGGCTCCGGCGGCATGCTTCCCTTCATCTTCGGCTCGATGGTCGGCATCGTGCCGTGGATCCTGGTGCTCATCTACTTCCTGCGCCCCGGCAGTGAGAGCGAGGTCGCCGCCCCCGACTTCGTCGTCGGCATCGTCATCTCGCTCTTCGTGTTCTTCAACACCTTCGCCGTCAACCAGTGGCTGCAGTACAAGCAAGTCGGCAAGTGGAAGAGCTACCTGCAGGGCGAGCGCACGTACATCACGCTCAGCCTCGTGGCCAAGACGGCTCTTGCGTGGCAGGTGTTCTCCGGCGCGATCATTCCCGCGATCGCGAGCTGA
- a CDS encoding phosphatase PAP2 family protein, with the protein MGVLTDVLAGVLGGFAFVADIGRQAGWALLPATVVFLLVRRLPRAAVVLALGGLGGALLAAVVPLLVAVWLSTGEGGMNLAFFDDVLGLTVTSALLLMVFQPVLPAKRWWVLGTALLVVGFGTAAVASGSASLAVVLSAGAIGVLWAGTVGLLSRRWVSDQSGAHAAGWLTMAVGHSDRLRLAPERGSPSPSLARAVAALGAVLVLLAGTVAAIGSFVIVPSAAVQEVDDRIIDWFVSIRSDGLSALATVLDAAGNTPGIIAVQLAAVPIALALTRRRAPAVLLVTAVVGETAVYLVAGALVGRARPEVDHLSMMVPPTSSYPSGHVAATVVTYGAIALLVLAWSRSRWRYAVVPVAVLLVAGVVLARLYWGLHFATDTLASVVFAVVWLAACWRVIRPGPGPGPGSGRERAVSIRNAHTRAWREPPEIA; encoded by the coding sequence ATGGGGGTGCTGACCGATGTCCTGGCGGGGGTGCTCGGCGGGTTCGCGTTCGTCGCCGACATCGGGCGACAGGCCGGCTGGGCCCTTCTGCCCGCCACCGTGGTCTTCCTGCTCGTGCGTCGACTGCCGAGGGCGGCGGTCGTCCTCGCGCTCGGTGGCCTCGGCGGCGCTCTCCTCGCCGCGGTCGTGCCGCTCCTCGTGGCCGTGTGGCTGTCGACCGGCGAGGGCGGCATGAACCTGGCATTCTTCGACGACGTGCTCGGCCTCACGGTGACCTCGGCCCTCCTTCTCATGGTGTTCCAGCCCGTCCTTCCGGCGAAGAGGTGGTGGGTGCTGGGGACTGCGCTGCTCGTCGTCGGGTTCGGAACCGCCGCGGTCGCGTCGGGGTCGGCGTCACTCGCGGTCGTGCTCTCCGCGGGGGCGATCGGAGTGCTCTGGGCCGGGACGGTCGGCCTCCTGTCGCGGCGGTGGGTGTCGGATCAGTCGGGAGCGCACGCAGCTGGCTGGCTCACGATGGCGGTCGGGCACAGCGACCGCCTCCGCCTGGCGCCCGAGCGCGGCAGCCCCTCGCCGTCCCTGGCGCGCGCAGTCGCGGCGCTCGGTGCCGTCCTCGTGCTCCTCGCGGGCACGGTGGCCGCGATCGGCAGCTTCGTCATCGTTCCCTCCGCCGCCGTGCAGGAGGTCGATGACCGCATCATCGACTGGTTCGTGAGCATCCGCTCTGACGGCCTCTCCGCGCTCGCGACGGTGCTCGATGCTGCCGGCAACACGCCCGGCATCATCGCGGTGCAGCTTGCCGCAGTGCCGATCGCTCTCGCCCTGACGCGGAGGCGCGCTCCTGCGGTGCTTCTCGTCACCGCCGTCGTGGGGGAGACCGCGGTCTACCTCGTCGCGGGCGCGCTCGTGGGCCGCGCGCGGCCCGAGGTCGACCACCTGTCGATGATGGTGCCGCCGACCTCCAGCTACCCCTCAGGCCACGTGGCCGCGACCGTGGTCACCTACGGCGCGATCGCTCTTCTCGTCCTCGCGTGGTCGCGCAGCCGATGGCGGTACGCGGTGGTCCCCGTCGCCGTGCTGCTCGTCGCCGGCGTCGTGCTGGCCCGCCTGTACTGGGGCTTGCACTTCGCCACGGACACGCTCGCGAGCGTCGTGTTCGCCGTGGTGTGGCTTGCCGCGTGCTGGCGCGTCATCCGCCCGGGACCGGGGCCGGGGCCCGGGAGCGGACGGGAACGGGCGGTCAGCATTCGCAATGCGCACACGCGCGCGTGGCGTGAGCCCCCGGAGATCGCCTGA
- a CDS encoding GAF domain-containing protein translates to MSALLAAAVFLVRPLMRLWASWRQQDLSWMPRPTGAPHAVADGPSADRVLIIGSGPAVGWGVASHDLALAGSLARALRSMTGRGVIVDVIANSEMTSANLAPIIGGARLSDYDAVVTTVGINDALAGTSPRVWRRNIRLALEIWRNRVAQGNLLLMVGMTSITTIPTFVGGGGWFADVLVRRLNEITDRLADPLPTVRTLPLPAVPSPEGASGRHTPADYAAWAAVIAHELASPLDLAYSAHDSVEGRRRTRAVDRMTSGIADAPELVKLLHGAQASLDKIVTMAAAAMNVPTALLTVLGPDKQWHVARYGIDLEGVPIEQSFCAIAVRNEETLVVPDAPHDPRFAANPLVTDVDGIRYYAGTPLQDPQGRYFGALCVIDSRPRNITTPTDLSVLRKLATAAQSTIWGAIFSDGGRVAHPAVSQDAPTSPAELRRELLATPA, encoded by the coding sequence GTGTCGGCACTACTCGCCGCTGCAGTGTTCCTCGTCAGGCCGCTCATGCGACTGTGGGCGTCGTGGCGTCAGCAGGATCTGTCCTGGATGCCGCGTCCCACGGGCGCGCCGCACGCTGTCGCTGACGGACCCTCCGCCGACCGTGTGCTCATCATCGGCTCCGGCCCCGCTGTCGGCTGGGGTGTCGCCTCCCACGATCTCGCCCTCGCCGGCTCTCTCGCGCGTGCTCTGCGCTCGATGACGGGGCGTGGTGTGATCGTCGACGTCATTGCGAACTCCGAGATGACGTCGGCCAATCTCGCGCCCATCATCGGAGGAGCGCGGCTGAGCGACTACGACGCCGTCGTGACGACGGTCGGCATCAATGACGCACTCGCCGGGACGTCGCCTCGAGTGTGGCGGCGCAACATTCGCCTGGCGCTCGAGATCTGGCGCAATCGGGTCGCGCAGGGCAACCTCCTGCTCATGGTCGGGATGACCTCGATCACGACCATCCCGACCTTCGTGGGCGGTGGTGGATGGTTCGCCGACGTGCTCGTGCGTCGTCTCAACGAGATCACCGACCGGTTGGCCGACCCGTTGCCCACCGTTCGCACGCTGCCTCTGCCGGCCGTGCCGAGCCCGGAAGGCGCCTCCGGTCGGCACACCCCGGCCGACTATGCCGCGTGGGCGGCGGTCATCGCGCACGAGCTGGCCTCGCCGCTCGACCTCGCCTACTCAGCACACGACTCGGTCGAGGGTCGGCGCCGCACGCGCGCCGTGGACCGCATGACGTCGGGCATCGCCGATGCTCCCGAGCTCGTGAAGCTGCTGCACGGCGCGCAGGCCTCGCTCGACAAGATCGTCACGATGGCGGCGGCGGCGATGAACGTACCCACGGCGCTGCTGACGGTGCTCGGGCCCGACAAGCAGTGGCACGTGGCGCGCTACGGCATCGACCTCGAGGGGGTACCGATCGAGCAGTCTTTCTGCGCGATCGCGGTGCGCAACGAGGAGACGCTTGTTGTGCCGGATGCTCCGCATGACCCGCGCTTCGCCGCGAACCCGCTCGTCACGGATGTCGACGGCATTCGCTACTACGCGGGCACGCCGCTGCAGGACCCTCAGGGTCGGTACTTCGGGGCGCTGTGCGTCATCGACTCGCGGCCGCGCAACATCACGACCCCCACCGACCTCTCGGTGCTGCGCAAGCTCGCGACGGCGGCGCAGAGCACGATCTGGGGTGCGATCTTCAGCGACGGGGGCCGCGTCGCGCACCCTGCGGTGTCGCAGGATGCGCCGACCTCGCCGGCCGAGCTGCGTCGCGAGCTGCTCGCGACCCCGGCATAG